In one window of Phoenix dactylifera cultivar Barhee BC4 unplaced genomic scaffold, palm_55x_up_171113_PBpolish2nd_filt_p 000778F, whole genome shotgun sequence DNA:
- the LOC120107159 gene encoding transcriptional repressor ILP1-like — protein MSSRAKNFRRRSDNGDAHGEEKSTPTPAAATNSSSASATSKSQTLAITKPKSSKPEGPKRLSFADDEEEDGGAVVAPRRPSKPVPSIHKLSSAKERSKISSLAPHIPSNVQPQTGEYTKERLLELQKNARPLGSMPRPKPSPSFSEPKPQKKPDPPAEPVIILKGLVKPVSTTTPGQDGEKGAASKRREDEEEEEEDGMDEDEERRDAAEKGRKLPPIPDRATIDAIRAKRAQLQQPRRPAPDYISLEGDPLAGGSSDEEENDFEGRVALFGGKMDGRPKKAVFEGVEGRVAVAEARIVDGGYGEVADDGDDDEDEEERKWEEEQFRKGLGRRIDEASTQRGVNSIPTIPPIQPKVSVYSGGALQSSMSNISLGPASIGVSRSAEVMSIPQQAEVATRALQENISRLKETHNISMNSLVRTDTQLSEALSEITSLERSLKAADEKYVFMQQLRDFISVMCDFLHDKAYFIEELEEQMQKLHEQRALAVVERRAADIADEANEVEAAVNAAISVLNKGSSAAYISAATTAAQAAAAAARENSNLSVELDEFGRDVNLQKRMEFTQRTEARKRRKVRSESKRMSSIGKDNVFELIEGEASTDESDSENSAYESSRNELLQAAEQIFSDASEEYSSLKIVKERFERWKNQYSSAYRDAYVSLTAPTIFSPFVRLELLKWDPLYGTTDFFDMEWHKLLFNYGLPVKDHDFDPDDADANLIPELVEKVALPILQHEIAHCWDMLSTQMTKNAVFATNMAINYVPASSKAVRELLAVVHSRLAEAITNLSVPVWGTVVTNAVPGAAQIAANRFGMSVRLLRNICLWKNILALPVLEKLALEELLRGKLLPHVRSIMSNIHDAITRTERIVASLSGVWSGLGITVEPSQKLRPLVDCIAELGSKLERRQALGVSEEETRGLARRLKNVLVALHEYDKARAMLRTFQLKEAL, from the coding sequence ATGAGCAGCAGAGCCAAGAATTTCCGCCGCCGTTCCGACAACGGTGATGCCCATGGAGAGGAAAAGTCCACCCCAACTCCCGCCGCCGCCACAAACTCCAGCTCCGCCTCTGCCACCAGTAAGAGCCAAACCCTGGCCATAACGAAACCAAAGAGCTCGAAACCGGAGGGACCGAAACGCCTTAGCTTtgctgatgatgaggaggaggacggCGGGGCCGTCGTGGCCCCTCGCCGGCCCTCCAAACCCGTTCCCTCGATCCATAAGCTCTCCTCCGCCAAGGAGCGCTCAAAAATCTCATCTTTGGCCCCTCACATCCCTTCCAATGTCCAGCCGCAGACTGGTGAGTACACCAAGGAGAGGCTCCTTGAGCTCCAGAAGAACGCGCGCCCCCTCGGTAGCATGCCCCGGCCTAAGCCATCTCCTTCCTTCTCCGAGCCCAAACCTCAGAAGAAGCCTGATCCCCCTGCAGAACCTGTTATCATCCTTAAAGGCCTCGTGAAACCAGTCTCCACTACAACCCCTGGGCAGGATGGTGAGAAGGGAGCTGCTTCGAAACGTcgggaagatgaagaggaagaagaggaagacgggATGGATGAAGATGAGGAGAGGCGCGATGCCGCGGAGAAGGGGAGAAAATTGCCACCGATACCTGATCGGGCAACGATCGATGCTATCCGGGCCAAGAGAGCCCAGCTCCAACAGCCACGTCGCCCTGCACCAGATTACATCTCTCTTGAGGGTGACCCTTTGGCGGGTGGGTCTAGCGATGAGGAGGAGAACGATTTCGAGGGCAGGGTTGCTTTGTTTGGAGGCAAGATGGATGGTAGGCCAAAGAAGGCAGTTTTTGAGGGTGTGGAGGGGAGAGTTGCTGTAGCCGAGGCGAGGATTGTTGATGGTGGATACGGAGAGGTGGCTGATgatggagatgatgatgaggatgaagaagagaggaaatgGGAAGAGGAGCAGTTCAGGAAGGGGTTAGGAAGGAGAATTGATGAGGCATCAACTCAGAGAGGGGTTAATAGCATTCCAACAATTCCACCCATCCAGCCAAAGGTTTCTGTTTACTCAGGAGGTGCTCTTCAGTCCTCAATGAGCAATATATCTCTTGGGCCAGCTTCTATTGGAGTCTCAAGGAGTGCGGAGGTCATGTCCATTCCCCAACAGGCTGAGGTCGCCACCCGTGCTCTGCAGGAGAACATCAGCAGGCTAAAGGAAACCCACAACATAAGCATGAATTCATTGGTTCGGACTGATACACAACTTTCTGAGGCGCTCTCAGAAATTACCTCTTTGGAGAGGTCTCTGAAAGCTGCTGATGAGAAGTATGTCTTCATGCAACAGCTCCGTGACTTCATCTCAGTGATGTGTGATTTCTTACATGACAAGGCCTATTTCATTGAGGAGCTGGAAGAGCAGATGCAGAAGCTTCATGAGCAGCGGGCCTTAGCTGTTGTAGAAAGAAGAGCTGCTGATATTGCTGATGAAGCAAATGAAGTGGAAGCTGCTGTAAATGCAGCAATATCAGTTCTAAATAAAGGCTCTTCAGCTGCTTATATTTCTGCAGCGACAACTGCAGCAcaggctgctgctgctgctgctcgaGAAAATTCCAATTTATCCGTTGAATTGGATGAGTTTGGTAGGGATGTCAACCTACAGAAGCGCATGGAATTTACGCAGAGGACTGAAGCCAGGAAGCGAAGGAAGGTTCGGTCTGAATCAAAAAGAATGTCGTCAATTGGGAAGGATAATGTATTTGAGCTGATTGAAGGAGAGGCGAGCACCGATGAGAGTGACAGCGAGAATAGTGCATATGAGTCTAGCCGCAATGAGTTGCTACAAGCTGCTGAACAGATTTTTAGTGATGCATCTGAGGAGTACTCCAGCCTTAAAATTGTTAAGGAAAGGTTCGAAAGATGGAAGAACCAGTATTCATCGGCTTATCGAGATGCTTATGTGTCTCTAACTGCGCCAACAATATTCTCCCCATTCGTGAGATTGGAGCTTTTGAAGTGGGACCCTCTGTATGGCACAACAGATTTCTTTGACATGGAGTGGCACAAGCTGCTATTTAATTATGGGTTGCCAGTGAAAGATCATGACTTCGATCCTGATGATGCCGATGCTAATCTTATTCCAGAACTAGTTGAAAAGGTAGCTCTTCCCATTTTACAACATGAAATTGCACACTGCTGGGACATGTTGAGCACCCAAATGACTAAAAATGCAGTATTTGCCACAAATATGGCCATTAACTATGTTCCAGCTTCTAGTAAGGCAGTACGTGAATTGTTGGCTGTTGTTCATAGTCGTTTGGCAGAGGCCATCACCAATCTCAGTGTGCCTGTTTGGGGTACAGTTGTAACAAATGCTGTGCCAGGTGCTGCACAAATTGCGGCTAATAGGTTTGGTATGTCTGTTCGTCTGCTCAGAAATATTTGCTTGTGGAAAAATATCCTTGCGCTGCCAGTCTTAGAGAAGCTTGCTCTTGAAGAGCTCTTGAGGGGGAAACTTCTGCCTCATGTTAGAAGTATCATGTCCAATATTCATGATGCTATTACAAGGACAGAAAGGATAGTTGCATCACTGTCAGGGGTTTGGTCAGGTCTTGGGATTACTGTAGAACCCAGTCAGAAGCTGCGGCCTTTGGTGGATTGCATTGCAGAGCTAGGAAGCAAGTTGGAGAGGCGGCAAGCATTGGGCGTGAGCGAGGAGGAGACCCGTGGTCTTGCTCGCCGTTTAAAGAATGTGTTGGTTGCTCTTCATGAGTATGACAAAGCTagagctatgttgaggacctttCAGCTCAAAGAGGCACTTTGA